The Nevskiales bacterium genome includes a region encoding these proteins:
- a CDS encoding class I SAM-dependent methyltransferase: MNDTVSDYRARIYARYASRFQSAPDVFDVAAARRWGLAYRHYLRGWLPPDRDARVLDIACGGGKLLQFYLDAGYTDVHGVDVSPEQVALARQVTPNVTEANVLDYLAVREGQFDLICGLDIVEHFRKDEVLTFLDLCHAALKPGGRLVLQTPNAESPWGTHHRYNDLTHELGFNPNALSRLLALVGFAAIEAREQGPVPWGYSAASTLRWCVWQAIRAGLKVWNIAETGDSGSGVFTRVFLISGLTR, translated from the coding sequence ATGAACGACACCGTATCCGACTACCGCGCCCGTATCTACGCGCGCTACGCCTCGCGCTTTCAAAGCGCGCCCGACGTCTTCGACGTCGCTGCCGCGCGGCGTTGGGGTCTGGCGTACCGCCACTACTTGCGCGGCTGGCTGCCGCCCGATCGCGACGCGCGCGTGCTGGACATCGCCTGCGGGGGCGGAAAGCTCTTGCAGTTCTACCTCGATGCCGGCTACACCGACGTGCACGGTGTGGACGTCAGCCCCGAGCAAGTGGCGCTCGCGCGGCAGGTGACGCCGAACGTCACGGAAGCGAACGTGCTGGACTATCTGGCCGTGCGGGAAGGGCAGTTCGACTTGATCTGCGGTCTGGACATTGTCGAGCACTTCCGCAAGGACGAAGTGTTGACGTTTCTCGACTTGTGCCACGCCGCACTCAAGCCGGGCGGGCGCCTGGTGCTGCAGACGCCCAATGCGGAAAGCCCATGGGGCACGCATCACCGCTATAACGATCTGACGCACGAACTTGGCTTCAATCCCAACGCCTTATCCAGGCTGCTCGCGCTCGTCGGATTTGCGGCGATCGAGGCCCGCGAGCAGGGGCCGGTGCCGTGGGGCTACAGCGCCGCCTCGACGCTGCGCTGGTGCGTGTGGCAGGCGATTCGCGCGGGGCTCAAGGTCTGGAACATCGCCGAGACCGGCGATAGCGGCAGCGGTGTATTCACGCGGGTGTTCCTAATCTCGGGTTTGACCAGGTGA
- a CDS encoding oligosaccharide flippase family protein — MRTLRQRYARVLGETTWVLIGQGLSALATLVGLRLITEFVPPQVYGTVALALGVVALAHGLAAGPLMQAVLRLYPDVAPSDGERPLRRAALQSLRKPTLLALAALALTGAGWSLHRPQEGWAVVAALLLFVVEVARSVEITFLNAARRQREMALLMIADAWARPLCAVALVWLLGAHASTVLAGYLAGALIALIGFWLVRRTYRQVVAQPVRALLPASELSHRLRAYAWPLTALPLIGWVSGQADRYLIGAFAGVAPAGLYAALYGLASKPFLMLSASVELVLRQPYYARVSAGDRPGELRVLLVWLAGVAGASIALCGLIVLLHAPLATLLLAAEYRTHSSLMGWIAAGYVLLAAAQVLERVCYAHHDTRGVAMVQATGALLSVTVAAPLVWRYGIAGAAWAVPLYFGAQLLITLARARRAWRGTGKVAHFKAPASMARTLGS; from the coding sequence ATGAGGACACTCCGCCAACGCTACGCCCGCGTCCTCGGCGAGACCACCTGGGTCTTGATCGGCCAGGGATTGTCGGCGCTCGCCACGCTGGTGGGCCTGCGTCTGATCACCGAGTTTGTACCGCCGCAGGTGTACGGCACGGTGGCGCTGGCGTTGGGAGTGGTGGCGCTCGCCCATGGACTTGCCGCAGGCCCTCTGATGCAAGCGGTGCTGCGGCTGTATCCCGACGTCGCGCCCAGCGATGGTGAGCGGCCTTTACGCCGCGCTGCGTTGCAATCGCTGCGCAAGCCCACGCTGCTGGCGCTGGCCGCGCTGGCACTAACGGGTGCGGGCTGGTCGCTGCATCGGCCGCAGGAGGGATGGGCCGTGGTGGCGGCGTTGCTGCTCTTCGTCGTCGAGGTTGCGCGTTCGGTCGAGATCACTTTCCTCAACGCCGCGCGCCGCCAGCGCGAGATGGCGTTATTGATGATCGCCGATGCCTGGGCACGCCCGCTGTGCGCGGTGGCACTGGTGTGGCTGCTCGGCGCCCACGCGAGTACGGTCTTGGCCGGGTATCTCGCGGGCGCGCTGATTGCGCTCATCGGGTTCTGGTTGGTGCGGCGAACGTACCGCCAGGTGGTCGCGCAACCTGTCCGCGCGCTGTTGCCAGCGTCGGAGCTGTCACATCGACTGCGGGCGTACGCGTGGCCGCTCACCGCGTTGCCATTGATCGGCTGGGTCAGCGGCCAGGCCGACCGTTACCTGATAGGCGCCTTTGCCGGCGTGGCTCCGGCTGGACTCTACGCAGCCCTGTACGGGCTGGCGAGCAAGCCTTTCCTGATGTTGTCGGCAAGCGTAGAACTGGTGCTGCGCCAGCCCTATTACGCGCGCGTGAGCGCCGGCGATCGCCCGGGGGAGTTGCGCGTACTGCTCGTGTGGTTGGCAGGCGTTGCGGGCGCGTCGATCGCGCTTTGTGGCCTCATCGTGCTACTGCATGCACCGCTGGCAACGCTTCTGCTGGCAGCGGAGTACCGTACACACTCATCCTTGATGGGCTGGATTGCCGCGGGATACGTGCTGCTCGCCGCCGCCCAGGTGCTCGAGCGCGTGTGCTATGCGCACCATGACACGCGCGGCGTGGCCATGGTGCAGGCTACCGGTGCGCTGCTGAGCGTCACGGTCGCCGCGCCGCTCGTCTGGCGCTATGGCATCGCGGGCGCGGCTTGGGCCGTGCCCCTTTACTTTGGCGCCCAACTGCTGATTACGCTGGCGCGCGCCCGCCGCGCATGGCGAGGCACCGGCAAAGTGGCCCACTTCAAGGCGCCGGCTTCTATGGCGCGTACGTTGGGTTCATGA